In one Buteo buteo chromosome 10, bButBut1.hap1.1, whole genome shotgun sequence genomic region, the following are encoded:
- the F3 gene encoding tissue factor, whose product MLRAVAAGRALVLSALLWRLAAAGNPELPTAVNITWSSINFKTILQWQPKPSGYFYTVEIHGQTSDTKKKCILTTETECDVTDVLRNVKETYTAHILSVTSLGMDNFEEPPFAVSEKFTPYSQTVLGKPEIQNHTQKGSKLNVVFQDPLTPYTFPNGSFQSIRDIFQHDLEYKLYYWKDQSSGKKDATTESHKFEISIDSTKNYCFYIQGVIPSRRENRNGQESTVLCTSIGRNILDEYGAEVFIIIAVIVIAVITLAIVLSVILCKRKKTKAAREKEPLNSI is encoded by the exons ATGCTGCGCGCCGTCGCCGCGGGACGGGCTTTGGTGCTGAGCGCCCTGCTGTGGCGCCTGGCCGCCGCCG gCAATCCAGAACTACCAACAGCAGTCAATATAACTTGGTCTTCTATCAATTTTAAAACTATACTACAGTGGCAACCAAAACCATCAGGTTACTTCTATACAGTAGAAATACATGG GCAGACAtctgacaccaaaaaaaaatgtattttgacaaCAGAAACAGAATGTGATGTTACTGATGTGCTCAGGAATGTAAAAGAGACCTATACAGCACACATACTGTCTGTAACATCCTTGGGGATGGATAACTTTGAAGAACCACCTTTTGCAGTCTCTGAAAAATTTACACCTTATAGTCAGA CTGTTCTCGGAAAACCAGAGATACAGAATCACACGCAGAAAGGTTCCAAACTGAATGTTGTGTTCCAAGATCCACTTACACCATATACATTTCCTAATGGAAGCTTTCAAAGTATTCGAGATATTTTCCAACATGACCTGGAATACAAACTCTATTACTGGAAAGATCAAAGTTCTGGAAAG aaagatGCAACAACGGAAAGCCATAAATTTGAAATAAGCATTGACAGCACAAAGAACTATTGCTTCTACATACAGGGGGTCATTCCCTCCCGCAGAGAAAACCGTAATGGTCAAGAAAGCACGGTGCTTTGTACCAGCATAGGAAGAAATATCTTAGATG AATACGGAGCAGAAGTCTTTATCATCATAGCAGTGATAGTGATTGCAGTCATCACCCTTGCTATTGTCCTATCAGTGATCCTGTGTAAAcgcaagaaaacaaaagctgcaaGAGAAAAGGAACCACTTAACAGCATCTAA